The Lactuca sativa cultivar Salinas chromosome 2, Lsat_Salinas_v11, whole genome shotgun sequence genome includes a window with the following:
- the LOC111912243 gene encoding uncharacterized protein LOC111912243: MADSSSSSSKVSLKLLIDTKTKKVLFAEANKEFVDFLFYILSLPVGTVIRLLSKNSMVGSLGKLYGSIESLSDTYIQPHQSKDSVLNPKTVNYGANVPLLLTDDDIQMDQRFYKCQYCNSDHVTNDPTTLCPRCKNRKMNYAIDYVRGKGAEKETEEGGGFVKGVVTYMVMDDLEVKPMSTISSITMLNKFNVTEVGGLQEKVVSLEMKEGLMLLKASLQCKNVLTSVFLS; this comes from the exons ATGGCAgactcttcttcatcttcatcaaaagTAAGCTTGAAGCTTCTGATCGACACCAAAACAAAGAAAGTTTTATTTGCAGAAGCCAACAAAGAATTCGTTGATTTCCTTTTCTACATCCTTTCTCTCCCTGTTGGTACTGTGATCAGGCTTCTAAGCAAGAACTCAATGGTGGGTTCACTCGGAAAGCTCTATGGCAGCATCGAGAGCTTGAGCGATACGTATATCCAGCCACACCAAAGCAAAGACTCTGTTTTAAACCCCAAGACCGTGAACTATGGGGCTAATGTCCCACTCTTGCTAACCGATGATGACATCCAGATGGATCAGAGGTTCTACAAATGTCAATACTGTAATTCAGATCATGTAACCAATGATCCTACTACTTTGTGTCCTAGGTGCAAAAACAGAAAAATGAACTACGCGATTGACTATGTGAGGGGTAAAGGTGCAGAGAAGGAAACGGAGGAGGGTGGTGGTTTTGTGAAGGGGGTGGTGACTTACATGGTTATGGATGATTTGGAGGTGAAGCCCATGTCCACCATATCTAGCATTACTATGTTGAACAAGTTCAATGTCACGGAAGTCGGTGGTCTTCAGGAAAAGGTTGTTTCTTTGGAAATGAAAGAG GGTCTGATGTTACTGAAGGCCTCATTGCAGTGCAAGAACGTGCTTACTAGTGTGTTTCTCTCATAA